Proteins from a single region of Candidatus Methylomirabilota bacterium:
- a CDS encoding VWA domain-containing protein produces the protein MRIRYSRWDGSQKLDDLDADDLLSAMSDDLLTDGDPGRALRRLLQRGARRPDGAPVPGLQDLLQRLRRQRQQRLDRYDLGSALDDITQKLDDVIRTERAGVERRVPNGRERAAKLARLDRLPPDPAGRIRELQKHDFTEPEAKRKFEELLKSLQRQMLQPFAQGMQQALQNLTPEDLRRMREMMRDLNRMLRQRLEGEEPDFQAFMDKWGQHFPGVESLDELLERMAEQMAQLQSLMASLAPDQRRELQDMMSSLFLKDERLEAEMRQLAQSLGELLPLDELARRYDFRGDEELGMREAMRLMEELQQLDQLERELRGVEDAGDLERVDPERVGRLLGEESQRDLERLRELTRKLEEAGYLERKGDRLELTARAIRKIGDKALGDIFAVLKRDRFGRHAVSRRGAGGDPTDEAKPYEFGDPFLLDLRRTLMNAVERGGPGTPVRLAPADFAVHRTELSTRAATVVMLDMSRSMLNNGYFLPAKKVALALTALIRGQFPRDSLHIVGFSLYAREFSPEQLPTLAWTEWNVGTNMHHGFQLARRLLGRRQGGNRQIIMITDGEPTAHLEGGEAEFSYPPTRRTFEETLKEVQRCTRDGITINTFMLERSRSLVAFVEQMARINRGRAFFAAPERLGEYVLVDYVNAKRRAVS, from the coding sequence GTGCGCATCCGCTACTCGCGCTGGGACGGCTCGCAGAAGCTCGACGACCTCGACGCCGACGACCTCCTGTCGGCGATGTCCGACGACCTCCTGACCGACGGCGACCCCGGGCGCGCGCTGCGCCGGCTCCTCCAGCGCGGCGCCCGGCGGCCCGACGGCGCGCCCGTGCCCGGACTTCAAGATCTGCTCCAGCGGCTCCGCCGGCAGCGCCAGCAGCGGCTCGACCGCTACGACCTCGGCTCGGCGCTCGACGACATCACGCAGAAGCTCGACGACGTGATCCGGACCGAGCGCGCGGGCGTCGAGCGCCGCGTCCCGAACGGACGCGAGCGCGCGGCGAAGCTCGCGCGGCTGGACCGGCTCCCGCCCGACCCCGCCGGCCGCATCCGCGAGCTCCAGAAGCACGACTTCACCGAGCCCGAGGCGAAGCGCAAGTTCGAGGAGCTGCTGAAGTCGCTCCAGCGGCAGATGCTCCAGCCGTTCGCCCAGGGCATGCAGCAGGCGCTCCAGAACCTCACGCCCGAGGACCTCCGGCGCATGCGCGAGATGATGCGCGACCTGAACCGCATGCTCCGCCAGCGGCTCGAGGGCGAGGAGCCGGACTTCCAGGCGTTCATGGACAAGTGGGGCCAGCACTTCCCGGGCGTCGAGAGCCTCGACGAGCTGCTCGAGCGGATGGCGGAGCAGATGGCCCAGCTCCAGTCGCTCATGGCGAGCCTCGCCCCCGATCAGCGCCGCGAGCTCCAGGACATGATGAGCTCGCTTTTCCTGAAGGACGAGCGGCTCGAGGCCGAGATGCGCCAGCTCGCGCAGAGCCTCGGCGAGCTCCTGCCGCTCGACGAGCTCGCCCGGCGCTACGATTTCCGTGGCGACGAGGAGCTCGGCATGCGCGAGGCCATGCGCCTCATGGAGGAGCTCCAGCAGCTCGACCAGCTCGAGCGCGAGCTCCGCGGCGTCGAGGACGCGGGCGACCTCGAGCGCGTCGACCCGGAGCGCGTCGGTCGGCTCCTCGGCGAGGAGTCGCAGCGCGACCTGGAGCGGCTGCGCGAGCTCACGCGAAAGCTCGAGGAGGCGGGGTACCTCGAGCGCAAGGGCGACCGGCTCGAGCTGACCGCGCGCGCCATCCGGAAGATCGGCGACAAGGCGCTCGGCGACATCTTCGCCGTCCTCAAGCGCGACCGGTTCGGCCGCCACGCGGTGAGCCGGCGCGGCGCCGGCGGCGACCCGACCGACGAGGCCAAGCCCTACGAGTTCGGCGACCCGTTCCTGCTCGACCTGCGCCGGACCCTCATGAACGCGGTCGAGCGCGGCGGGCCGGGCACGCCGGTGCGGCTCGCGCCGGCCGACTTCGCGGTCCACCGGACCGAGCTCTCGACGCGCGCGGCGACGGTCGTCATGCTCGACATGAGCCGCTCGATGCTGAACAACGGCTACTTCCTGCCGGCGAAGAAGGTCGCGCTCGCCCTCACGGCCCTGATCCGCGGCCAGTTCCCGCGCGACAGCCTGCACATCGTCGGCTTCTCGCTCTACGCGCGCGAGTTCAGCCCCGAGCAGCTCCCGACCCTCGCGTGGACCGAGTGGAACGTCGGCACCAACATGCACCACGGCTTCCAGCTCGCGCGCCGGCTCCTCGGCCGCCGGCAGGGCGGCAACCGGCAGATCATCATGATCACCGACGGCGAGCCCACCGCCCACCTCGAGGGCGGCGAGGCCGAGTTCTCGTATCCGCCGACACGGCGCACGTTCGAGGAGACGCTGAAGGAAGTCCAGCGCTGCACGCGCGACGGGATCACGATCAACACCTTCATGCTGGAGCGGAGCCGCTCGCTCGTCGCGTTCGTCGAGCAGATGGCCCGCATCAACCGCGGCCGCGCGTTCTTCGCCGCGCCCGAGCGGCTCGGCGAGTACGTGCTGGTCGACTACGTCAATGCCAAGCGCCGCGCGGTCTCCTGA
- a CDS encoding Zn-dependent alcohol dehydrogenase has product MKAAILYEANKPLQVVDVEQQGPQAGEARVRVMAAGICHSDWHIMNGDWPLPLPMALGHEAAGIVAEVGAGVAGVKPGDHVIFSFRPHCGRCFYCSTGRSILCDGHPGVRWTLLDGTCRLKRNGQDIFQMARIGTFAESVVCPAEMLVPIRKEMPWAQAALMGCCVPTGVGAVTHCAKVEAGASVLVVGCGGVGLNVVQGARLAGAGKIIACDLLENKLAFAREFGATHTLDASKEKVVDRVRELTGGRGADYAFDAIGGEATTLQILDAIRPGGTAVIVGMAAMNVRAPITPYLMALQEKNLKGTMYGSVRPNIDFPRLVDLYLDGRLKIDQLISRTYELDEINEGFHALRSGQVARGVVVFA; this is encoded by the coding sequence ATGAAAGCCGCGATCCTCTACGAGGCGAACAAACCGCTCCAGGTCGTCGACGTCGAGCAGCAGGGTCCGCAGGCCGGCGAGGCGCGCGTGCGCGTGATGGCGGCCGGCATCTGCCACAGCGACTGGCACATTATGAACGGCGACTGGCCGCTCCCGCTGCCGATGGCGCTCGGCCACGAGGCCGCCGGCATCGTCGCCGAGGTGGGCGCGGGCGTCGCCGGCGTCAAGCCCGGCGACCACGTCATCTTCTCGTTCCGGCCGCACTGCGGGCGCTGCTTCTACTGCTCGACGGGGCGCTCGATCCTCTGCGATGGGCACCCGGGCGTGCGCTGGACGCTGCTCGACGGCACCTGCCGCCTCAAGCGCAACGGACAGGACATCTTCCAGATGGCGCGCATCGGGACCTTCGCCGAGTCCGTCGTCTGCCCCGCCGAGATGCTCGTACCGATCCGCAAGGAGATGCCGTGGGCGCAGGCGGCGCTCATGGGCTGCTGCGTGCCGACCGGCGTCGGCGCGGTCACCCACTGTGCGAAGGTCGAGGCGGGCGCGTCGGTGCTGGTGGTCGGCTGCGGCGGCGTCGGGCTCAACGTCGTGCAGGGCGCGCGGCTCGCGGGCGCGGGCAAGATCATCGCGTGCGACCTCCTCGAGAACAAGCTCGCGTTCGCGCGCGAGTTCGGCGCCACGCACACGCTCGACGCGTCGAAGGAGAAGGTCGTGGACCGCGTGCGCGAGCTGACCGGCGGGCGCGGGGCCGACTACGCCTTCGACGCGATCGGCGGCGAGGCGACGACGCTCCAGATCCTCGACGCGATCCGCCCGGGCGGCACGGCCGTCATCGTCGGAATGGCCGCCATGAACGTGCGCGCGCCGATCACGCCGTACCTGATGGCGCTCCAGGAGAAGAACCTCAAGGGCACGATGTACGGCTCGGTGCGCCCCAACATCGACTTCCCGCGGCTGGTGGACCTCTACCTCGACGGCCGGCTGAAGATCGACCAGCTCATCAGCCGGACATACGAGCTCGACGAGATCAACGAGGGGTTCCACGCGCTCCGGAGCGGGCAGGTCGCCCGCGGGGTCGTCGTCTTCGCCTGA